The region AGCGCATCTTCTCCCCGTTCCTTGGGCAGTTTTTTGCCCTCTTCACCCCCACCTACATTCACCGGTCGCAGCCCGATCACCCCCCCACCTGTCGCCCCCTGTGCCCACAAACCCAACCCCATCCCCCGGCCACCAGTGCCCCCAGACCCAATTAATCTTGGGCAGGAGGGCCTTTTAGTTCTGGGGGACCTGCTGTTCCCTCTCGCGCAGCCTACCTTGTCGCACGTGTGGGGGCAACATTGCTGCACGAGGGTAGGCCGCTCCGGTGCGTGGGCTGGGGGGCCGCTGAGGCGGCCGGCCGCCCCGGTCGTCTGTTGCTGCGGGGGCCGGCTGCCtctgagatgggcctttggagcCTGGACGCGGCCTGTTGGAGGAGGTTGCCGCCGCGGCCGCCGGCTGGTTGCGGCGGCCCATGGCCTCGGCGCAGGTGGGGGTGGCCGACTCTGTGGGGCCAGGTAGCGGCCTCTGCAGTTCACAGCCGCCATCTTAGGAAGGCTTTTCTCCCGACTGGGGGCTTGAGGATGCTGCGCATGCACATCTTGCCGGGCGCCACCTTGGGGAGGTCTCGGTCTTCTGCGCATGCGCGCGTTCGCGGCACCGGCTTTGTACTGCACAGCCGGCACCATGATGGGAGGGCGATGCCATGTTTGCAGATATCATGTTTGCAGATGCAGATGTCATGTTGGGGAGGTCGCCTCCCCGCTCCTGCGCATTAGGGCTCAGGTACCGGCTTTGCGTGTGCACGGCTGGCACCATGTCTGGAAAGGCCTCCTCAGGCCTTGGCGGCCGCCATCTTAACAAGGTCCCCTCCCGCACCTGTCTGAGTCGGGCCTTGGTGGGGCACTGGTTGTGGGGTGATCGGCGTCTGGAAGGACGGGCCCATTCTGAGCGCTCAGCTCCCTCAGAGTGTTTGGTTAGGCACGAATAGGCGCTTGTGGGAGGTTCCCCCTGGGGGGCTGGGCGCTTTTGGGGGGGTTCCTCCCTTGGGGGCTGGTGGTGTCTCCATCAGTGCCACCCTCCAGGGGCCATGTTGGAAAGGGGGCCTCACCCCCTCACCCTTCTGGGTGCTTTGGGCATTGTGTGGCAGACTGGGGGGGACAGTTGAAAGAGGGTTTCACCTCCCCACGGAGAGCTAGGTGGGCTCCGTCACAGCCACAGTCAATTTTGGTGGGTCTTTTCCTTCCTCAGAGCTGGTGTGCAGCATTGGGGGTGCACTTTGCGAGGTGCAGGATTCAACCCACAGAACTTTGGGGGGCAGCATTCACCCCTCAGGGCTGGCAGGGCTAGGCCCCCATTTTGTCCCCACAGAGCTGGTCGGGCTCACTTACTGCCTCCATCCCGAGTGCATGGGGGGTGCACTGCGGGGGTGCAGTGCCTCATGTACTGCCTTGCATGAAAATAATGCAAGTTGGATGAAAATAATCTGGCACTAACTGCTTGCCTCTTCACTTTCCTTCTAGGTTAGCACCttctttctttgcttcagtctctctTTGTCACCATGCATAAGTCTCAGCGCAGAGCCGGCAGCAAGGCGCCTGCTGCCGCAGTGCCAGTGAGGAGGCTCCCACAGCGGGGCTAGTGATCCCCACGGCAGGACCGGGCAGCATAGCTGCACAGGTCATGGCCTTACAAGGGGAGACACTGCCTTAATCAGGTGCTCCCCAAGTGGGGGTCAATGCCCCGCCTGAGAAGTACATATGCACCTCGCTGTCCGATATCCTGCAAGGGATTCTGGATAGGCTTACAGCCTTGGAGAGCAGCAGGCCTTCGATGGCAGCAACACCTGTGGCCGCTGCACGGCCACCCACAGGCCTAGCTTTGACCATGGCATAggaacctccagaggcctctacTGACAATGCTGCAGTGGCGGCTCCATTTGATTATGTCGATGCTCCAGAGCCCCACCTAGGGGCAGGCCACCATGGGTGAGTATGGAATGGGTGACCTGGCTGGGGCGGTGGAAGTTTGGGGAGGTAATGGCATCCCGCACACCCTGCAAGGACATACAGGGGCCATGAGGGCTGAGGCAGTGGAGCAGCCAAGATCGCTCCAACCCTTGCCTGTCAAAGGTTTTGGGGAGATTCAGCGGCGCCTCTGCCAATCACTTTATGGCTGCCGGCCCATGGTAGGGAGCAACTCAGGGCCCAGCCTGGGGGCATACAGACAGATGACAGGCAAGCGGGCTCCCCGCAGGGCTAGACCATCCAACATACTGTGTATCAGCCAGGCGGTATGATGCAGGTGACCCTCCCCCAGCAGGTGGTGGCAGCACTGAAGTCGGGCCCCCCGCAAGGATCCTTGGCTGCCCCGTCTGGGGTGCAGGACGGCGTCCTGGAGGTGAGTGTGCTGATTGCTGTGAgtgtggtggggcagggagggctccCAACTGTGCAAGGGGAAGGTTACTCCACATCACAGCAGGCCAATGCAGCCCCAGCCTGGCATGCAGGATTGCCTGCGCAGGTCAGGCCTGGGCCAGTGGTGGGCGCTTGGCCCCTATCATCACTGGCCTCCAAGGCAGTGGTGCAaggggctcccccctccccccatgctgtaTGGGGAAGAGGCCCTTCCCCTTGGGGATCATCTGGCCCCTGCAGTTAAGGAAAAGGATTTGTCCAGGGGCCCAGCGCTAGCGAAGTATCAGGACTTGATCCACAAGGCCTTTAGAGGGTACTcgggttcaggttggttggcctatgatgaACAGTTCCGCATGCGCGTGGGAACTAACCCACACCTCTCTTGGGATAGGAAGAACTCGGAGCTGTGGATTCAGCTCGTGATGCGGGTGGCGCTGCTGGGGGTGAGTGATCTGACAGTGgacacctgattgccaggagtgTGGGTGCGCAGTGTGGGTCCTCACTCTGCAGGACCGGCTCAGACAGGGGTGCCAGACCAGCGGGTTCAATCCTTGTGAGTTTGCTATGAGTATGTCTCATCTGGGTGTTGTTCCAGAGCGAGTTGTACATTCCATCACACTTGCGGCCTGTGTGGCGCAAGCCACCTGCTCACCTCCTGCCCAAGGGTTATCAGGGCCAGGAGATGGAGGGGCCAAGGTACAGGTCAGGAAAAGGTAGGAGGTGCAGGCGATGCAGCCATTTCCAGCCATGCGGGCGGATATGGTCACCTGGCTCCGTTTCCTGGAAGAGTTCAATGGGGTTTCATTTTGGCATTCGGAGCAGCTGCGTAGGGCGGACCTTCAGGTGCATCGGATGCAGCGGGGGGTCTTGGGTTTGGCATCTTCTTCCGTGGTCGCTGGTGCGCTGCACCGTGGCCATGGAGCTGGGTGCAGGGTGGCATCACGGCCGACCTTACATTCCTGGAGCTGTTCCCGATAGTGGCTGCAGTGCACATCTGGgcaagggagttccagaacaCCAtggtgcgtttctggtgcgacaatcAGGCCGTCATGGCAGTAGTGAACTCcatgtcttccaaatcccccagggtctTGACGCTTGTGCGGCAGTTTGTCCTGCAGTGCCTACACATCAACGCTCTTTTCATAGCTCAGCACGTTCCCGGGGTGGAGAATTGTATCGCGGATGCTTTGTCTCAATTTCAGAAGGAACGTTTTCGGGAACTCACATCTGGGGCGGCGCCATCCCTGGACAGCATGCCCccctggctctgggaccttggcttgcAGAAATAAACGAAGTCATATGCGCCTCACAGGCACCCATCACGCAGCAGGGCTACTCCCGTAAGGTAACAGAGTTCACTGGGTTTAGACAGGCGGCCAACTTACCCAGCCTCTGGCCAGCACCGGCTGAACACCTTCTGCTCTTTCTGCTCCACCTGCAGAGATCTGGGAGGGCTGTTAGCTCCCTTCCAGGCTTCATGTCTGCTATagcctttgtttccaaagcagcAGGATACCCCGACACCACTCAGGAATTCAGGGTGAGGGGGATGTTGGAGGGCTTGTCCAGGAGAACACCCCCTGTCCAGGACCGCAGGCTCCCCATCACCCCGGAGTTGTTTGGGGGCATCGCAGGGACCTTCATGGCCCTCTGTTTGTCACCGTACAAGGTTCGGCTTTTCAGGGCGGCCTTGTTTACGGCCTTCTTTGGCGCCTTTCAGCCCAGTGAGTTCTTAGCAAAAAGCAAGACCAAGAGATCTGCCTAACTTGGGTTCCTGGAAGAGTTTCATTTACACTCAGAAGGTCTAAGACGGAATAATGGGGCCTAGGTTTTGCGGTAACCCTTAGGGAGGTAGTGGGGATGCCCTTGTGCCAGGTTACGGCATTACAGGAATATTTAGCGCTTTCAGGGGCACACAGGGGTGCCCTGTTCCAGCATATGGATGGCTCTTCTCTCACCTTATTTCAGTTTCAGGAAATTTTTTCATGTGCCTTGGAGGctttagggttgcagcccaagGATTTTGGCCTGCACTCCCTCCGCATTGGGGCGGCCTCTGCTGTGGTGGAGTTGGGTTTATCAGGGGAGGACATTCAAAGGATAGGATGTTAGCATTCGTCGACTTACAAGCGCTATGTGCGTGCCTAAGGTGGGTTGGGTGATTGGAGCATCCCCCAATTGTGGGACAGCAGCATCAAAGGGGATGCCTTGCAATAACCTCTCCACTTTTAcaggacactgtggtagcccgGTACACATgctaatctgcggccactccattgttTTTTGGGCCCTCAAGAGGGCGGCTGCAAGCCTCCTTGGCTCACAACTGGGCCTCAGCCCTGCAGTGCAGGTTGCCTGGTTAGCCAGGCGGGGGATgcgatggggccagctgctgcccgcgatgatggagttcctgaatgcgAACCCCCACCGGACgttttggtgctccacctgggtgAAAATGACCTATGTAGGATGTCCAGTCTGGCTCTGAAGAACAGAGCATGCGAGGACATCGCCACCCTTTtgggttggctgcctggtaccacCCTGGTTTGGTCGGATTTACTGCAACATCGTGTATGGCAGGGAGCCTTCTGCTGTGCTAAGGTCGAAAGGATGTGCAAATAGGTCACCAGGGACATTGGCCGGTTTGTGTCCCACGCTGGCGTCTGCGTGGTATTGCATCCTGCAAAAGTTTTCTCGCTACGTTACTTGTACAGGTAAGTGATGGTGTGCGATGGTGTGCATTTGTCCGAGGAAGGCAAAGACATCGTTCTTAGGGACCTGCAAGATgaccttaaggcgcttctccccctggttgggagcgggggggtcaagcactaggctgacccctcctggtggcaggtggtgcgggttaggaggcgtgaatgggacttcgGACATGCATAGTTCAGATACATTCATGAAAAATATATCTATCAATAGCCATTACAAGTCCCCAAACACTTATTTCAGGCTGCAGTTCAattcacacattcctgggagtaagccccatcacctTAAATGAGacatactcctgagtagacttgcataggcttgggctaacagaggcagaaaacaaatctctgtgggcccaatccaatctaactttccagcagcagtgctgccacaatgcagctctgaggtaaaggaacaaatgttcccatacgttgaggaggcctctgtgactgcctccccatcataggatgcagtgcacgccccattggcacagctgcactggcactgaaaaattgaatggGATGGGGCCCGAAGTCATCTTGAATGCGTAAGCATTGTATACTTGTTCCAATATGTATCTCTATCAAGTTCTGGGGAGTGTAATAATTCACTTCATTTAAACTGCACCATTTAGAGTCCAATTctgttcttatccccccccccccactggtgcagccatgccaaaaatggacaCACTGTTTCCAGTAGGGGAggacaaatcaggaggcttcagaggcaaatggAGTTTAAATCCCCTGacacttttgtaagcctcctgctcctcattgggtttcctcagactagcaatttcactagtggacgtttagggagaaaagggggtggggaggctgcagaaaagggggacaggatccagtgcatgccccctacagcctccctgcctccctttaatacagtataTGGTTCTAGAACTGGAATTTTCCTTACTTTGATACATTGATGATGCAATGGTAAGAGGGTTTTCTGGGACATGGCAGAGTAAGGGCTATTTGCCCCAAGGGGGGAGAGATAGAATAAGTATAAAGAATAAGCACTATTTCATCTGAATCTGTTATTTCAGTAAAATCTAGAATCTGTTAActttaaagttaaaaacaaatattaggaGATCCAATCGCAACTCTCTTCCAAAAAGTGtatcttggggaaaaaaaggttcTGTGTTATATTTAGCTTTATCTGTGCATCCAAATTTTGTCTCTGGTTGTAACACTGGAGTTACCCCTGCCCTGATACAACACTGTTACAATCAGAAGGGAAGATGATTTGCTTAAAAATACTTCATGTGCGGTGGttggagaaaagcatttttagTGTCAGCAGGCAATGGAGTTGAGCTGCGGAGGTAGGCTAACCCCCCACCGAATTCCATTATAATGGGGTTGGATCAGATATTCCCATAGTGCTAGGAACTGGGGTTTATGAAAGCTGATGTTTCTTCTTGAAAAGTTAAaggtatataaattctgtgagTTTCTGAGAGTTCATTAGAAGGAGGaagctggaaagagagagagaaagcaaagaatGGAAGGCAGTGCGACTGCTTTCTagcgattaaaaaaaaactgctgttgtgctttgactgttCTCATGCTTGTATTTGTGTGGCTAAACCCTCTATTCCATGTGCCACCTTTTGACAAATATTCCATTTAATATTCCCTCACAGATGTAGCCCCTACATCGGATGGTGCAGAATGGCACAGATGTTACTGAATTTATACTCCTGGGGCTCTCCAGTGACCCAGAGGTCCAACTCATTCTCTTtggtctctttctcctttgctactTGGTGGCCCTAGGTGTAAACACTCTCATTCTTCTCATCACCGCTTTGGACAGCAGACTGCACAACCCCATCTATTTCTTTCTGGGTAATCTCTCTGTTGTGGACATTGGGTTCACATCTTCCACTGTTCCCAAGATGCTGATAAGTTATCTCTCTCAGGACAAgcgaatctcccttgctggttGCTTCTCCCAAATGTATTTCTTCATCTCCTTTGGTGGCATTGAATGCCTCCTGCTGGGTGCGATGGCATAGGACCGGTATGCTGCCATTTGCCACCCACTGCACTATGGTGTATTCATGAACCCCAAAATGTGTGTGTGGCTGGCAGCATCTGCCTGGTTTTTGGGCTTGGTTAACTCTGGTGTGCACTCTGGCATGATgtcccttttgtctttctgcCAGGACAATGTCATCCGACACTTCTTTTGTGACGTCCCACCCCTATTTCAGCTCTCCTGTTGTGACACTCAGGCCAATCAAATTGCGACCTTTGTGGTGGGCGGAGGTGTGATCATGGGTTCATTTCTGGTTACTCTGGTGTCGTACGTCTATATAGTTTCTGCCATTGTCAGGATCCGCACCAAGGAAGGGCGTCTCAAGGCCTTTTCTACCTCTGTTTCTCACCTGACTGTGGTCAACATCTACTTTGGCACCATCATCTTCACATACATCCGTCCCAACTCCACATACTCCCAGGAGCAGGATCAGATTTTGTCTGTGCTATACGTGATTCTCACACCAATGCTTAATCCGATCATCTATAGCTTGAGAAACAAGAATGTGCAAGGGGCACTCCGGAAAGCCATGGGGAGGGCATAAAACTACATTCACAGAATCCAAATGATTGTGGGTTTTCTGCTTCAATATTGTGAAGCCGAGACTCCGTTCTCTATATTAGCTATATTAAAAatgcttctgcctgccttgcGGATCTTTCAGGTTTCACTCTTGGAGCAGAGGATGTTTGTGATACACTCTACTCTTGAAAGTGTCCCACATTTCAGAAATAATTCACCAAGTGGTTTGGAATGAAATTGCTGTTTGAGAAAAAGGTGTCCAAAACAGGACGTTTCCTCGGTCCCCTTCCTCAATCAAGTCCCTTGTGCTTATTGAGTTTGTGAGGTCCTCAGAGCAAGGACTTCTCTTCTAATGTAAAgtaccatgtacattgatggtgctatatttttattattattaataataataacataccACTGGGTTCAAGAAGTTATCAATTTCTCTGGAGTACAGACACTGTCTTTAATTTTGAATCTACAGAGGGTGGAATGGTTAAGACCTGTCTGATTTACACTCAGCACAGGTTCTTCTCCTGGAATTTATAGCTGAATACAGTGACCTTAATGTAGGTAAGAacgtaaaaacagccccactggatcaggccataggcccatctattccagcatcctgtatctcacagcagcccactaaatgccccagggagcacaccagataacaagagacctcattctggtgccctcccttgcatccgacattctagcatagcccatttctaaaatcagaaggttgtacatgcacatcatggcttgtaagctgtaatggatttttcccccagaaacttgtccaatccccttttaaaggcatccaggccagtcgccatcaccacatcatgtggcaaggagttccacagaccacccacacgctgagtaaagaaatattttcttttgtctgttctaactctcccaacactcaattttagcggatgtcccctggttctggtattatgtgagagtgtaaagagcatctccgtatccactctgtctatcccctgcataattttgtatgtctcaatcatgtcccccatcagacgtctcttttctaggctgaagaagcccaaacgccatagcctttcctcataaggaaggtgccccagccccgtaatcatcttagtcgctctcttttgcacattttccatttccagtatgtctttttgagatgcgatgCACCAAGGAAGGGCGTCTCAAGGCCTTTTCTACCTGTGCTTCTCACCTGACTGTGGTCAACATCTACTTTGGCACCATCATCTTCACATACATCCGTCCCAACTCCACATACTCCCAGGAGCAGGATCGGATTTTCTCTGTGCTATATAGGATTCTCACACCAATGCTTAATCCGATCATCTATAGCTTGAGAAACAAGGATGTGCAAGGGGCACTCTGGAAAGCCATGGGGAGGGCTTAAAACTACATTCACAGAATCCAAATGATTGTGGGTTTTCTGCTTCAATATTGTGAAGCCGAGACTCCGTTCTCTATATTAGCTATATTAAATatgcttctgcctgccttgcGGAACTTTCAGGTTTCACTCTTGGAGCAGAGGATGTTTGTGATACAATCCACTTTTGAAAGTGTCCCACATTTCAGAAATAACTCACTAAGTGGTTTGGAATGAAATTGCTGTTTGAGAAAAAGATGTCCAAAACAGGATGTGCCCTTCCTCAATCAAGTCCCTTGTGCTTATTGAATTTGTGAGCTCCTCAGAGCAAGGACTTCTCTTCTAatgtaaagtgccatgcacattgatggtgctatatttttattattaataacaatagtaACATCCCACTGGGTGCAAGAAGTTATCAATTTCTCTGGAGTACAGACACTGTCTTTAATTTTGAATCTACAGAGGGTGGAATGGTTAAGACCTGTCTGATTTACACTCAGCACAGGTTCTTCTCCTGGAATTTATAGCTGAATCCAGTGACCTTGATGTAGGTAAGAacgtaaaaacagccccactggatcaggccataggcccatctagtccagcttcctgtatctcactgcagcccaccaaatgccccagggagcacaccagataacaagagaactgcatcctggtgccctcccttgcatctgacattctgacatagcccatttctaaaatcaggaggttgtacatgcacatcatggcttgtaacctgtaatggatttttcctccagaaacttgtcgtttaaaggcgtccaggccagtcgccatcaccatatcctgtggcaaggagttccacagaccaaccacatgctgagtaaataaatattttcttttgtctgttctaactctcccaacactcaattttagcggatgtcccctggttctggtgttatatgagagtgtaaagagcatctctctatccactctgtccatcccctgcatcattttgaatgtctcaatcatgtcccccatcagacgtctcttttctaggctgaagaggcccaaatgccgtagcctttcctcataaggaaggtgccccagccccgtaatcatcttagtcgctctcttttgcaccttttccatttccactatgtctttttgagatgcggtgaccagaactgcacacaatactccaggtgtggccttaccatagatttgtacaacggcattataatattagccgttttgttctcaataccttttctaatgatcccaagcatagcattggccttcttcactgccaccgcacattgagttgacactttcatcgaccaccaccaccccaagatctctctcctgatctgtcacagacagctcagaacccatcagcctatatgtgaagttttgattttttgccccagtgggcatgactttacacttactgacaataATACTTACTGGTAATGCTGAATCTCGCCATTTCTAAGCTGCAGCTCTTGAATGGGAAGAGGACATTGTGGTTTAGAATGCTGGTTTGCCAGACATGGAGCAGGAATTGTCTTAATGGGATGGAGGGCAGTAGAATTAGAGCTGTGATAGAATTGCCAAATTTCAGACTGAAAGTAACAATGATAAAAATATGGCATTTCTTTTTTAATGCGCTCTGTGGAAATATTCAACATTTAAAAATTGTGTTCAGCCCCGTTGTTTCCTCTGGCTTTCACTCCTCAGTCACTCTCTTCTTTGGCCTAACTACATGATTCACACAGGCGATCTTACCCAGTCAGGGATCACATTTGTATGGGACAATGCTGCAGTACTACATAGTAAATCACAGCTGTGAATGCAATTGGAGTGAAGCAAGCAGACTTGCTGCCTGAAACCTTGCAAATCTGTCTCGTCAGCATTGGCATTGACACCTGCCTCTAGTTTAAGTGCCAGCTGAAACTCCACCCCAATTTTGTCCCCCCTTTCTTGCTTGCAGGTGTGTTAGCAGGTGCataccctcctgccaccactaactccttcttgtccacctggctgcttttgctgaaagcatggggaggggagcGCAGCGCAGTGCAGTGATTCAGGAACATCCTAACACTACTGTCATCTTACTTTCATCTTGCCACCTCCCTCTTGAACCTGCCCAGCCGCATTCAaacacactgacagcacaatcctaagggccgtttacactg is a window of Tiliqua scincoides isolate rTilSci1 chromosome 5, rTilSci1.hap2, whole genome shotgun sequence DNA encoding:
- the LOC136653079 gene encoding LOW QUALITY PROTEIN: olfactory receptor 5AR1-like (The sequence of the model RefSeq protein was modified relative to this genomic sequence to represent the inferred CDS: substituted 1 base at 1 genomic stop codon); amino-acid sequence: MVQNGTDVTEFILLGLSSDPEVQLILFGLFLLCYLVALGVNTLILLITALDSRLHNPIYFFLGNLSVVDIGFTSSTVPKMLISYLSQDKRISLAGCFSQMYFFISFGGIECLLLGAMAXDRYAAICHPLHYGVFMNPKMCVWLAASAWFLGLVNSGVHSGMMSLLSFCQDNVIRHFFCDVPPLFQLSCCDTQANQIATFVVGGGVIMGSFLVTLVSYVYIVSAIVRIRTKEGRLKAFSTSVSHLTVVNIYFGTIIFTYIRPNSTYSQEQDQILSVLYVILTPMLNPIIYSLRNKNVQGALRKAMGRA